The DNA region GCTGCACGGGCTCGGGAGCGCAAGCTCATGCCGGAGGAGTACACGGGAGGAACCTTGACCCTATCGAACCTGGGCATGTACGGGATCGAATCGTTCGCGGCGATCATCAATCCGCCCCAAGCCTTGATACTGGCCGTCGGCGCGTTGACCAAGAAGCCGGTGGTCGACGACCAGGACCGGATCGTGGTCGGCCACCGCGTCCGCCTGGTCGCCTCCTGCGATCACCGGATCGTCGACGGAGCGCTGGGCGCCCGCTTCCTCCAAGAAATCAAGCGGCTGCTCGAGCAGCCGCTCGGCCTCTTGCTCTAACATCAGGGATCTTCCCCGCCTATGCCAGAGTCTTACGATCTGATCGTCCTCGGAGGAGGGCCGGCGGGCTACGTCGCCGCTCTGCGGGCCGCCCAGCTCGGGCGGAAGGTCGCCTGCGTCGAGCGGGAAAAGCTCGGCGGCACGTGCGGCAATTGGGGCTGCATCCCGAGCAAAGCCCTCCTCAAGAGCGCGGAGGTGTTCGATCTCTTCCGGCGCGCCGAGGAGTTCGGGCTCCGGTCGAGCGGGCACGCTTTCGACTTTTCGGCCGTCATCGGCCGGAGCCGATCGATAGCGGACAGGATGGCCAAGGGCGTCGATCATCTCTTCTCCTCCCGCGGCGTAAAGCTCTTCCGCGGGCAGGGAACCCTTTTCCCCGATCGGAAGATCCGGGTCGTCCAAGACGGCTCCGAAGAGATGCTAGCGGCCAGGCACATTCTCCTGGCGACCGGATGCCGGCCGAAAACCCTGCCGTTCCTGCCCGTGCAAGGGGAGCGTGTCCTGACCAGCCGTCAAGCGCTGGCCTTGACGGAGCTTCCCGAATCGATCGCCATCATCGGAGGAGGGGCGATCGGAGTCGAGTTCGCCTACTTCTATTCGGTATTCGGAAGCAGAGTCATCCTCATCGAGCTCATGCCCGGGCTTCTCCCCGGCTGCGACGGCGAGGTGTCCAAAGGATTGGCGCGCGATCTTTCCAAGCGGGGAATCCAGATCCTGACCTCCGCGAAGGTGGAATCCGCCCAAGTCGGAGAG from Methylacidimicrobium sp. AP8 includes:
- the lpdA gene encoding dihydrolipoyl dehydrogenase, with the protein product MPESYDLIVLGGGPAGYVAALRAAQLGRKVACVEREKLGGTCGNWGCIPSKALLKSAEVFDLFRRAEEFGLRSSGHAFDFSAVIGRSRSIADRMAKGVDHLFSSRGVKLFRGQGTLFPDRKIRVVQDGSEEMLAARHILLATGCRPKTLPFLPVQGERVLTSRQALALTELPESIAIIGGGAIGVEFAYFYSVFGSRVILIELMPGLLPGCDGEVSKGLARDLSKRGIQILTSAKVESAQVGEKSVVLEVAGRVRQRLEVSSVLVAIGVEPNIDDSVAPGVELERAGGFLKVDARYETSYPGVFAAGDLIGPPLLAHVAFREGLEAVEGIFVPGKVPTRVEFFPSCVYCQPQVAMLGLTEEQAREQKLAFRIGRYPYTANGKAMASGDSAGFVKILFAEPHGEILGAHILGAEASELIAELSVAIACEGTSAELHEAIHPHPTLSEMIGEAALVAENRPLHI